The Williamwhitmania taraxaci genome includes a region encoding these proteins:
- a CDS encoding YccF domain-containing protein, with the protein MKLLGNIIWLLFGGIFIFLEYLVGGFLLCLTIIGIPFGIQAFKLAFVALWPFGTRVENTDSSAGCLSIIMNVIWLLCGGIWIALTHLLFGIIFAITIIGIPFAGQHIKLAGLALSPFGKEIH; encoded by the coding sequence ATGAAGCTGTTGGGAAATATTATCTGGCTGCTCTTTGGCGGCATCTTTATTTTTCTGGAATACCTTGTCGGTGGGTTTTTGCTCTGCCTAACCATTATTGGGATTCCTTTTGGTATTCAGGCCTTTAAACTTGCGTTTGTAGCGCTGTGGCCGTTTGGCACTAGGGTTGAAAATACCGATAGCTCCGCCGGTTGCCTCTCAATAATTATGAATGTCATTTGGCTCCTCTGCGGTGGCATTTGGATTGCCCTCACGCACCTCCTTTTTGGAATTATATTCGCCATCACAATTATCGGTATTCCCTTTGCCGGCCAACATATTAAGCTGGCAGGGCTAGCACTCTCCCCATTTGGAAAAGAGATACACTAA
- a CDS encoding SIR2 family NAD-dependent protein deacylase — protein sequence MVVGVKMKKLVVLTGAGISAESGLKTFRDMGGLWEQYDVTEVASPEAWRKNPELVMRFYNERRKVLFEATPNAGHMALAALQEHFEVTVITQNVDDLHEQAGSKSVVHLHGELRKAQSTVDSRLVYTLKNWELKMGDLCEKGSQLRPYIVWFGEPVPNMSMAAELAKQADIFAVIGTSLNVYPAAGLLDCISRDVRVYLIDPNMLPVSARKNFTFIKEYASVGVSLMAKELIDALNGF from the coding sequence ATGGTAGTTGGAGTTAAGATGAAAAAGTTGGTTGTTTTAACTGGGGCGGGCATAAGTGCTGAGAGTGGATTAAAGACTTTTCGTGATATGGGAGGTCTGTGGGAGCAGTATGATGTCACTGAGGTGGCGAGTCCCGAGGCGTGGCGTAAGAATCCTGAGTTGGTAATGCGGTTTTATAATGAGCGTCGGAAGGTCCTCTTTGAGGCTACGCCAAATGCTGGTCACATGGCCCTAGCCGCTCTTCAGGAACATTTTGAGGTTACCGTGATTACGCAGAACGTGGACGATTTGCACGAGCAGGCGGGCAGTAAATCGGTGGTTCACCTTCACGGCGAACTTCGCAAAGCGCAAAGCACCGTCGATTCTCGATTGGTATATACGCTAAAGAACTGGGAGCTTAAAATGGGTGATTTGTGCGAGAAGGGATCGCAACTCAGGCCTTACATTGTGTGGTTTGGTGAGCCGGTTCCTAATATGTCGATGGCGGCAGAACTCGCGAAGCAAGCCGATATATTTGCAGTAATCGGCACGTCGCTTAATGTTTACCCCGCAGCAGGCCTACTCGATTGCATTTCACGTGATGTTCGGGTATATTTAATCGATCCCAATATGCTTCCCGTTTCAGCAAGAAAGAACTTTACCTTCATTAAGGAGTACGCTAGTGTTGGTGTTTCGTTAATGGCAAAGGAGCTAATAGATGCGTTAAATGGTTTTTGA
- a CDS encoding outer membrane beta-barrel protein, which produces MRWFILVLILMPATIFAQSFKGGIAGGIAMSQVDGDRYAGFHKTGVWAELFVEYPFSKQTSLHLGLSGVQKGSYKKFNELEFYRINLIYAEVPVLLTYRISSRSVLEGGLGFGVLVHSAEKNEMGPLSEIDSPAFNFFEISAQGGFKYFFWARAGGAVKLSYSVLPIRDTKQNSPYRRNAGQYNNLMQISLFYML; this is translated from the coding sequence ATGAGGTGGTTTATTCTTGTTTTAATATTGATGCCTGCAACAATTTTCGCCCAATCGTTTAAGGGTGGTATCGCGGGTGGAATTGCCATGAGCCAGGTGGATGGAGACAGGTATGCCGGATTCCATAAGACCGGCGTTTGGGCCGAACTGTTTGTAGAATACCCGTTTTCCAAGCAAACATCCTTACATCTTGGCTTGTCGGGGGTTCAAAAGGGTTCTTACAAGAAGTTTAACGAGCTGGAGTTTTATCGAATTAATTTGATCTATGCTGAAGTGCCGGTACTTTTAACGTATAGGATTTCGTCCCGAAGTGTTCTTGAGGGGGGCTTGGGATTTGGTGTTCTTGTTCATTCCGCCGAAAAGAACGAGATGGGTCCATTATCCGAAATCGATTCTCCCGCATTCAACTTTTTCGAGATAAGTGCACAGGGCGGGTTTAAGTATTTCTTTTGGGCGAGGGCGGGAGGAGCGGTAAAGTTGAGCTATTCCGTTTTACCTATTCGGGATACAAAGCAAAACAGCCCCTATCGGCGCAATGCGGGGCAGTATAACAACCTGATGCAGATATCTCTCTTCTATATGCTCTAG
- a CDS encoding ComF family protein, translating to MIGSWLRGFWGLIYPDLCAVCESPLMHGEEVLCTRCSYKLPRTRNWNESDNEVAKIFWGRVYLLHACSFFYFRKGSRYQKLLHKLKYADRKDIGRYLGQQFGRELLTVDQLSNISAIIPVPLHPKKLRKRGYNQSEWIALGLSDTMSIPIITNALQRIVYTETQTRKGRLERWDNVSEVFAIAHKEKIKGKHILLVDDVVTTGATLEACAQVLITEGECEVSVATLACAGR from the coding sequence ATGATTGGCTCTTGGTTACGAGGTTTCTGGGGCCTTATCTACCCCGACCTGTGTGCTGTATGTGAGTCGCCGCTCATGCATGGCGAAGAGGTTTTGTGCACCCGCTGTAGCTACAAACTTCCCCGAACCCGTAACTGGAACGAATCGGATAATGAGGTGGCCAAAATATTCTGGGGCAGGGTGTATCTTTTGCACGCCTGCTCCTTTTTCTATTTTCGCAAGGGTAGCCGTTACCAAAAACTCCTGCACAAGTTGAAGTATGCCGATCGAAAAGATATTGGGCGCTATCTCGGCCAGCAGTTTGGCCGGGAATTGCTAACTGTGGATCAGCTTAGTAATATTTCCGCAATTATTCCCGTTCCTTTACATCCAAAGAAATTGCGCAAAAGGGGTTACAACCAAAGCGAATGGATTGCGCTAGGATTATCCGATACCATGTCCATTCCCATTATTACTAACGCACTTCAGAGGATCGTATACACCGAAACCCAAACCAGGAAAGGACGACTCGAGCGATGGGATAATGTTTCGGAGGTGTTTGCCATTGCCCACAAAGAAAAGATTAAAGGAAAACATATTCTCCTTGTCGATGATGTTGTTACCACCGGAGCAACTCTTGAGGCCTGCGCACAAGTCCTTATTACGGAAGGCGAGTGCGAAGTGAGCGTTGCAACTTTAGCTTGCGCGGGAAGATAG
- a CDS encoding DUF2147 domain-containing protein, translating to MKKFLFTVISLLFAGSLLAQPENKVVGVWLTQDKDSKIEVSKGKDGKFHGNIVWLKEPNRNGQPKKDEKNPEVKLRSRPTLGLNLLSGFSFDKSKNEWVDGTIYDPKSGKTYKCLMWFEDEPNVLHVKGFIGFSLIGKEIEWTKSTM from the coding sequence ATGAAAAAGTTCCTCTTTACTGTTATTTCGCTGCTTTTTGCAGGCTCCCTACTGGCACAGCCCGAAAATAAGGTTGTGGGAGTATGGCTTACACAAGACAAGGACTCCAAGATAGAGGTTTCCAAAGGGAAAGATGGAAAATTCCATGGAAACATTGTTTGGCTCAAGGAACCAAACCGAAATGGACAACCAAAAAAGGACGAGAAAAATCCTGAAGTAAAACTAAGAAGCAGACCTACGCTGGGGTTGAACCTACTTTCCGGTTTTTCTTTCGACAAGAGCAAGAACGAATGGGTGGATGGCACCATCTACGATCCCAAATCGGGTAAAACTTATAAATGCCTTATGTGGTTTGAGGATGAACCCAACGTACTCCACGTAAAGGGATTCATTGGCTTCTCGCTCATTGGCAAAGAGATTGAGTGGACTAAATCTACCATGTAA
- a CDS encoding peptidylprolyl isomerase has protein sequence MSILINRKINASAVKRFTIISIVLVAGLLSALFFGFHRSQPDLPCVVIQTNQGVITIEVDTVRSVVSGRNFLSLVEHGNYSNSSFYRVVRLDNQFNSKYPIEVIQGGLFVDSLIDRLGSIRHETTQETGILHTDGVISMARSVPGTASSEFFICIGNQPELDYGGRRNPDGQGFSAFGHVVAGMDVVQKIQQQADTSQYLVTPVAIISMQVRKTASK, from the coding sequence ATGAGTATCTTAATAAATCGGAAGATTAATGCCTCGGCAGTGAAGCGATTTACAATAATATCTATAGTGCTGGTAGCTGGATTGCTATCGGCACTTTTTTTTGGTTTCCATCGAAGCCAGCCCGACTTACCTTGTGTGGTGATTCAGACCAATCAGGGCGTTATTACCATTGAAGTAGATACCGTTCGATCAGTTGTTTCGGGAAGAAATTTTCTCTCTCTCGTGGAGCACGGCAACTATAGCAACAGTTCATTCTACCGTGTGGTGAGGCTCGATAACCAATTTAACTCCAAGTATCCTATTGAGGTTATTCAAGGGGGCTTGTTTGTTGACTCCTTGATTGATCGGTTGGGTTCAATTCGTCACGAGACAACGCAAGAAACGGGTATTCTCCATACCGATGGGGTAATCTCAATGGCGCGATCGGTTCCAGGAACGGCATCGTCGGAGTTTTTCATCTGCATTGGCAACCAGCCCGAGCTGGATTATGGTGGACGCCGCAATCCCGATGGACAAGGCTTCTCGGCCTTTGGTCACGTAGTAGCAGGAATGGACGTGGTGCAAAAAATCCAGCAGCAAGCGGATACCTCGCAATACTTAGTTACACCGGTGGCCATTATTTCGATGCAGGTGCGAAAAACAGCAAGTAAATGA
- a CDS encoding lipoprotein signal peptidase has product MKRLSILQQAALVVFAVLLLDQSVKIWIKMTMKIGDSFQVFGNWFYILFTENKGMAFGMEFGGDFGKLALSLFRIVAVIGIGWYLHKLSKSNASKGLIFGLALVLAGALGNIIDSMVYGMLFTDSYGRMAEFLPAAGGYASFLHGRVVDMLYFPLFEGFYPSWIPFVGGEEFVFFRPIFNIADSSISIGVVYLLIFHRKELFKEEHKTIEDQETPAKNAE; this is encoded by the coding sequence ATGAAGCGTTTAAGCATATTGCAACAGGCAGCCCTGGTCGTATTCGCCGTGCTACTGCTTGATCAATCGGTGAAAATTTGGATCAAGATGACCATGAAAATTGGCGACTCTTTTCAGGTTTTTGGGAACTGGTTCTACATCCTGTTTACCGAAAACAAGGGGATGGCATTTGGAATGGAATTTGGCGGCGACTTTGGCAAATTGGCCTTAAGCCTATTTCGAATTGTAGCGGTGATTGGTATAGGCTGGTATCTGCACAAACTTTCGAAAAGCAACGCCTCCAAGGGGCTCATTTTCGGACTAGCTCTCGTTCTTGCCGGTGCTCTAGGTAATATTATAGATTCCATGGTGTATGGTATGCTCTTTACCGATTCCTACGGCCGGATGGCTGAGTTTCTACCGGCTGCAGGAGGATACGCCTCGTTCCTGCATGGCCGAGTGGTCGACATGCTATACTTCCCTCTTTTTGAAGGCTTCTATCCCTCTTGGATACCCTTTGTAGGTGGCGAAGAGTTCGTTTTCTTTCGACCAATTTTTAACATTGCCGATTCTTCCATTAGCATCGGGGTAGTTTACCTCCTGATTTTTCACCGAAAAGAACTTTTTAAAGAAGAGCACAAAACAATAGAGGATCAAGAAACTCCAGCGAAGAACGCAGAATAA
- a CDS encoding TraR/DksA family transcriptional regulator: MAETEKTRYNDEELAEFKELIIQKLEKARKDYDTLKASITNSESNDTQDTSPTFKVLEEGASTLSKEESSKLAQRQQKFISHLEAALLRVQNKTYGICRETGKLISKDRLRAVPHATLSIEAKNNQV, encoded by the coding sequence ATGGCTGAAACTGAAAAAACAAGATACAACGATGAAGAGCTTGCCGAGTTCAAGGAACTGATTATTCAAAAACTCGAAAAGGCCCGTAAAGACTACGACACGTTAAAAGCCTCTATCACAAATAGCGAGAGCAACGATACCCAAGATACTTCTCCTACATTTAAGGTGTTGGAGGAAGGTGCGTCTACCCTATCGAAAGAAGAGTCGAGTAAGTTGGCACAACGCCAGCAAAAATTTATTTCTCACTTGGAAGCTGCACTGCTAAGGGTTCAGAATAAAACGTACGGCATTTGTCGCGAAACAGGAAAACTCATTTCCAAGGATCGCTTACGTGCTGTGCCCCATGCAACACTTAGCATCGAAGCAAAAAACAACCAAGTGTAA